The nucleotide window GCCCGGCTTGAGCTTGTCTTCAACGCCCTTGAAGATCGATTGCTTGACCTCGAGCTTTTCAACGACCGCCTCGATGATCACATCGGCCCGGCTCACGCCGGTACCCTTGGGATCGGCGGTCAGGCGCAGCATGGCCGCGTCGACCTCCCGCTTCTTCCGGTAGCGCTTCTGAAACAGTTTCTTGGCCCGATCGAGCGCGGGCTGAATGCGCTCCATATCGAGGTCCTGCAGCGTCACGCTCATACCGCGATAGGCACACCAGGCCGCGATATCACCGCCCATGACCCCGGCGCCGATCACATGCACGCGGGAAAATTTCGCGCCCTTGATACCCTGCTTTTTGAGGCCCTCGGAGAGGAAGAACACACGCCGCAGATTGCTGGCCGTCGGCGACCCCATCAATGGCACAAAGGCATCCACCTCGCCCCGGATCATCGCCCGCCAGTCATTGCCATGCTTTTCGAACAGGTCGATCAGCGCATAGGGCGCCGGATAGTGCTCCTTGCGCGCCTTCTTGCCGGCCTGCTTGCGCATCTGGTTGGCGACCGCCTCGCGCACCAGCGGCAGCGCCATGAGCTTTTTGGTCCAGCCCGCTTCGGTAGACTTGAGCTTGGACAGCACGGCCTTGCGACCTTCCCAGTGCAGCATGTCGCGGTGACGCACCAGCTTGTCGACGAGATTGAGACCGCGCGCCGCGCCGGCGCGCAGCATTTTGCCGGTCAGCATAATGCCCATGGCATCGACCGGCCCGGCCTGCCGGATCGAGCGGCCCGTCCCGCCAAAGCCAGGGAAAATGCCCAGATTGACCTCGGGAAAACCAATGCGGGTTTTTTCGTCGTTGACCGCGATGCGATAGTGACAGGCCAGCGCCAGCTCCAGCCCTCCACCCAGACAAAAGCCATGAATGGCGGCAATCACGGGCACAGGCAGCGACTCGATCCGCGCAAACAGCGCATGGGTCCGCCGCAAGGCCTCGGGCAGGACCGAAAAATCGCTCATCGCATCGAATTCGGACACATCCGCCCCGGCGATAAAACCGCTATCCTTGCCCGAAAGGATGACGACCCCCACCAGTTCGCCGGAATTGGCCAGGTCCTCAAAACGCGCCACCAGCGTTTCGAGCTCCATAATGGCCTCGCGGCTCAGCGTATTCACCGAGGCTTCGGGCGTGTTGATCACCAGCCAGCCGATCTTTTCAAGATCGGTGTGAAAGCTCCAATGCCTCGTATCGGTTGCCTGTGGGGCGATCATGATTGTGTCCTCGAACTCTTTCCCTCCCCTCCCCCTTGAGGGGAGGGGTCGGGGGTGGGGGTCCCTCCGTGACCCACATAACCACCCCCACCCTCATTCCCTCCCCTCAAGGGGGAGGGAGGCGCAGGCTCAGCCTGCAATGTTCACTCCGCCGCCGCTCTTGGCGCCGTTTCCTTGAGCACATCCATCTCGAAATCATCGACATGCACGGCCCGATTGGTCGCCTCGTCGGCGGCGCGCATAATGCCCGCCTCATTGTCGCTCAGCACCCCGGCCGCCACTGCATCGGCAATGGCATCCCGGTCCAGCCTGCGCTCGATAACCCCCTTGCGGGATGCCTTGATGAACTTGGCTTCGATGTCCTCGGCCTCGGTCACCTTGCGGAATGCGTCTTCCAGAACGCCTGTGACGTCATTGGGGTCCATCGAAACATAGACACCGGTGGTCAAGCGGTCGCGGAAACTGCCGGGCCGCAGCACCGCGCGCACGAAACGGTAATTGACCCTGTCCGAAGCCGGTTTG belongs to Devosia sp. XK-2 and includes:
- a CDS encoding 3-hydroxyacyl-CoA dehydrogenase NAD-binding domain-containing protein, with amino-acid sequence MIAPQATDTRHWSFHTDLEKIGWLVINTPEASVNTLSREAIMELETLVARFEDLANSGELVGVVILSGKDSGFIAGADVSEFDAMSDFSVLPEALRRTHALFARIESLPVPVIAAIHGFCLGGGLELALACHYRIAVNDEKTRIGFPEVNLGIFPGFGGTGRSIRQAGPVDAMGIMLTGKMLRAGAARGLNLVDKLVRHRDMLHWEGRKAVLSKLKSTEAGWTKKLMALPLVREAVANQMRKQAGKKARKEHYPAPYALIDLFEKHGNDWRAMIRGEVDAFVPLMGSPTASNLRRVFFLSEGLKKQGIKGAKFSRVHVIGAGVMGGDIAAWCAYRGMSVTLQDLDMERIQPALDRAKKLFQKRYRKKREVDAAMLRLTADPKGTGVSRADVIIEAVVEKLEVKQSIFKGVEDKLKPGAILATNTSSIELERIAEALKDPARLIGLHFFNPVAQLPLVEVIRSTFNSDEEIGKGASFAQAIGKSPVVVKSAPGFLVNRVLMPYMLGAVERVEKGESKELLDAAAVAFGMPMGPIELMDTVGLDVGKSVATELGHEVPADSKFARLIAEGKLGRKTGEGFYKWEKGKAQKGETPSHPDLAGLGKELVKPLVDMTEVVVAEGVVASPELADIGVIMGTGFAPFLGGPMKARADGRA